A single genomic interval of Lathyrus oleraceus cultivar Zhongwan6 chromosome 7, CAAS_Psat_ZW6_1.0, whole genome shotgun sequence harbors:
- the LOC127101421 gene encoding uncharacterized protein LOC127101421 produces the protein MDMAVVKVEYVPDEKIDTASAKDFEDAEVDILSLTNKVDVGSNKNEDPDATDPDATEYSSSFGETDSDGENRSRPSDAEVESEFFGENGVAGGSDSARPGFRPRKRKLTDHWRSYIRPLMWRLKWTEIRLKQVESQALKYTRKLKECEKEKHRVPDGFNMEESGSKSVPYTSHQYRRKARRRRNRKKVEKSTDIASYTAHHYLFSYLESKKADRESSLDDDFENPVIIEPPHAESTEKREDQPLLKCTNVDVSYEQLLWNIDNLHNRVRTLKSGINAITSRNASKFSESENFSLVPYGGEVQTGSAQSPTNSVGNEYTASVGVGGVFNSSQNAADEYDFGDFVFPDSAVSSFGEASNIPDIIESTVGLLAAAEVTLQSALVAESGEHMVESKDVLLQDFKTATHNPVKLADVKTEVEADGSAEKVTEKLKEIKVEVCEGSHSASIHISAATATAGASQEQSALQNNKDAGIPISKKKRGERKAGSGGWNK, from the exons ATGGATATGGCCGTAGTCAAGGTGGAGTATGTTCCTGATGAGAAAATTGACACTGCAAGTGCGAAAGACTTTGAGGATGCTGAGGTTGATATTTTGAGTTTGACGAACAAGGTCGACGTCGGGTCTAACAAAAATGAGGACCCTGATGCAACTGACCCTGATGCGACTGAGTATTCGAGTTCGTTTGGTGAGACCGACTCCGATGGTGAAAATAGGTCAAGGCCGAGTGATGCTGAAGTGGAGTCAGAGTTCTTTGGTGAGAATGGAGTGGCGGGCGGCTCTGATAGTGCTCGTCCTGGGTTCCGACCAAG GAAGAGGAAGTTGACAGATCATTGGAGGAGCTACATACGACCTCTAATGTGGCGTCTCAAGTGGACAGAGATAAGACTCAAGCAAGTTGAGTCCCAAGCATTAAAGTACACTAGAAAACTTAAAGAGTGTGAGAAGGAAAAGCATAGGGTACCAGATGGTTTTAACATGGAAGAGTCTGGTTCGAAGTCGGTGCCATATACAAGTCACCAGTACAGACGCAAGGCCAGAAGAAGAAGAAACCGAAAGAAAGTTGAGAAATCAACTGACATAGCGTCATATACAGCACATCATTATCTTTTCTCCTATCTTG AGAGTAAGAAGGCGGATCGTGAGAGCTCTTTGGATGATGATTTTGAAAATCCAG TGATTATAGAGCCACCACATGCTGAATCAACAGAAAAACGCGAAGATCAGCCTTTGCTTAAATGCACCAACGTTGATGTTTCCTATGAGCAGCTCCTTTGGAACATTGACAATCTGCATAATAGGGTCCGCACGCTGAAGAGTGGTATCAATGCAATCACGTCCAGAAATGCTTCCAAGTTTTCTGAATCAGAGAACTTTAGCCTTGTTCCTTATGGTGGTGAAGTGCAGACTGGCTCTGCTCAATCTCCAACCAATTCTGTAGGGAATGAGTATACAGCATCTGTTGGAGTAGGAGGTGTCTTCAATTCTTCTCAGAATGCTGCGGATGAGTATGACTTTGGAGACTTTGTCTTTCCTGACAGTGCTGTTTCGAGCTTTGGAGAAGCTTCGAACATTCCTGATATCATAGAGAGCACTGTCGGCCTGTTGGCTGCTGCTGAGGTCACCCTTCAATCCGCCCTAGTCGCTGAATCGGGTGAACAT ATGGTGGAGAGTAAAGATGTTCTGCTGCAGGACTTTAAGACTGCAACTCACAATCCCGTGAAGCTTGCGGATGTTAAAACTGAAGTTGAAGCTGACGGCTCCGCTGAGAAGGTAACTGAGAAGCTGAAGGAGATCAAAGTTGAAGTGTGCGAAGGTTCGCATTCTGCTTCAATTCATATatcagcagcaacagcaacagcTGGTGCATCTCAAGAGCAATCTGCTCTACAGAACAATAAGGATGCGGGTATCCCCATAAGTAAAAAGAAGCGCGGGGAACGCAAGGCTGGTTCAGGTGGGTGGAACAAGTAG